One stretch of Terriglobia bacterium DNA includes these proteins:
- a CDS encoding sulfurtransferase, whose translation MPLPEYKQLVDEAKREIKEINPAELKRMQEQKQNFTLIDVREPDEVAEGAIAGAKPLPRGQLEHKIDTITTDKNEPIVCYCGGGGRSALAAQSLKKMGFKNVMSLAGGYKGWKK comes from the coding sequence ATGCCCCTACCCGAATACAAACAACTGGTAGACGAAGCGAAGCGCGAGATCAAGGAAATCAATCCCGCCGAACTGAAGCGTATGCAAGAACAAAAGCAGAACTTCACGCTCATCGACGTTCGTGAGCCGGACGAGGTGGCTGAAGGCGCGATTGCCGGAGCGAAACCGCTGCCGCGCGGCCAGCTTGAGCATAAGATCGATACCATTACCACGGACAAAAATGAGCCGATCGTTTGCTACTGCGGCGGTGGGGGACGTTCCGCCCTGGCCGCGCAGTCACTGAAGAAGATGGGCTTCAAGAATGTAATGTCACTGGCTGGAGGGTATAAAGGGTGGAAGAAATAG